From Candidatus Cloacimonadota bacterium, one genomic window encodes:
- a CDS encoding ComEA family DNA-binding protein has protein sequence MKAFRHIFTPQEQKLLLVLSIFILVGSILNLFGYKGKEDLKQQAADSLEAALQEDEEMMLDLRFASMEELMCLPGIGEKRAQDILNYRETNPFTSMNQIMLVKGIGVKTYRRILPYLIAFGDSTAADESSSRALSSKANRSNIVNINTAGQEELCTLMRIGPSRAEAIIKYREQNGLFNTIEDLLQVKGIGTKTLELNRKRISL, from the coding sequence TTGAAAGCCTTTCGCCATATCTTCACTCCTCAGGAACAAAAGCTACTTTTGGTGCTTTCGATTTTTATCCTCGTGGGCAGCATACTCAATCTCTTTGGCTACAAGGGAAAAGAGGATTTGAAGCAGCAGGCGGCAGACAGCCTCGAAGCAGCTCTGCAAGAAGACGAAGAAATGATGCTGGATCTGCGGTTTGCCAGCATGGAAGAGCTGATGTGCCTACCGGGTATTGGGGAAAAGCGTGCCCAGGATATCCTGAACTATCGTGAAACCAATCCCTTCACGTCCATGAATCAAATAATGCTGGTGAAAGGTATCGGAGTAAAAACCTATCGCCGCATTCTGCCCTATCTGATCGCTTTTGGCGATAGCACTGCAGCAGATGAATCCTCCAGCCGGGCATTATCCTCCAAGGCCAACCGTAGCAATATCGTAAACATCAATACTGCAGGCCAGGAGGAACTATGCACTTTGATGCGGATAGGCCCATCCCGCGCTGAAGCAATCATTAAATACCGGGAGCAAAATGGTCTCTTCAATACTATAGAAGATCTTTTGCAGGTAAAAGGCATTGGTACCAAAACTTTGGAGTTGAACCGCAAGCGCATCAGTCTCTAG
- a CDS encoding PaaI family thioesterase produces MDEINKDYRNCFVCGKDNPIGLKVDFSYDEMGSAKAVLKLSELYEGYPNVIHGGIISTLMDEVMAKAVIHSGKLAYTAKLNISYRKALSPDTEITLWGRIVSAKSRTIRTEARIYDFSATYAEAEAVFVVAKEH; encoded by the coding sequence ATGGACGAAATTAATAAGGACTATCGGAATTGCTTTGTTTGTGGCAAGGATAATCCCATAGGCCTGAAGGTGGATTTCAGCTATGACGAAATGGGCTCTGCCAAAGCCGTCCTAAAGCTCTCGGAGCTGTATGAAGGCTATCCCAATGTGATCCACGGCGGCATCATCTCCACCCTTATGGATGAAGTGATGGCAAAGGCTGTGATTCACTCCGGCAAACTCGCCTACACAGCCAAGCTGAATATCAGCTATCGCAAAGCTCTGTCCCCGGATACAGAGATTACACTGTGGGGCAGGATTGTATCTGCTAAATCCAGAACCATCCGCACTGAAGCCAGAATATACGATTTCTCCGCCACTTATGCAGAAGCGGAGGCAGTATTTGTGGTAGCCAAAGAACATTGA
- a CDS encoding TlpA disulfide reductase family protein produces the protein MKQIASVLIMISIISGALWAAAFEEFSARAAAIQDDTAAQHKLVQEYLYKAQTVDEHRTLQDFWATFDPEACQSHYQRLAQANPANPDYAYLSIRLLEDNKKEAYTLVQKHPKFYWGYRLVALRFTQDIQDYSYLYTDDYNKGTKIIDKGLKEFPEDDYLLLAQTYRYSSEGKLNTALSYLEKLKDANTIQSNYSFIYDLCVQSGSSEVYGSMIDILMDSAIAAGKIDEKQAEDSKVLFVLSFIYDSAGIEAMEHYISENPAVTENGEVLKYLADSYFENEDPQQALEYLRMAIELGALQYPEMINSPQYSYFESNPEWNNLLTQAKNTYDAEAPQREAALLQSRRVKPATQWELKDINGIIHKSDDLRGQVIILDFWAQWCGPCKMTMPALSNWVQTKMPEGVKVYSVNVMDNDYDRAIAYFRDNEFAMEYLEGTDSLAAEYGVEAIPHIVVIDKQGNIAWEQVGFSFDLEEKLSFWADYLCAE, from the coding sequence TTGAAACAAATAGCAAGTGTGCTGATAATGATCAGCATAATATCCGGAGCCCTTTGGGCTGCCGCATTCGAAGAGTTTAGCGCTCGTGCCGCCGCCATCCAGGATGATACAGCGGCTCAACACAAACTGGTACAGGAATACTTGTATAAAGCTCAGACCGTAGATGAACACCGTACTCTGCAAGACTTTTGGGCTACTTTTGATCCGGAAGCCTGCCAGAGTCATTATCAACGCCTGGCCCAAGCCAATCCCGCCAATCCGGATTATGCTTACCTGTCCATCCGCCTCTTGGAAGATAACAAAAAGGAAGCTTACACATTGGTGCAAAAGCACCCCAAATTCTACTGGGGATACAGGTTGGTAGCGCTCAGATTCACTCAGGACATTCAAGATTACAGCTATCTATATACAGATGATTACAATAAGGGTACCAAAATCATCGACAAGGGACTCAAGGAATTTCCCGAAGACGATTATCTGCTGCTGGCGCAAACCTACCGATACAGCTCCGAAGGTAAGCTCAACACCGCGCTTAGCTATCTGGAAAAATTGAAGGATGCCAATACCATTCAGAGCAACTACTCCTTTATCTACGATCTCTGTGTTCAATCCGGTAGTTCTGAAGTATATGGCAGCATGATAGATATCTTGATGGATTCCGCCATTGCCGCCGGGAAAATCGATGAAAAACAAGCGGAAGATTCCAAGGTGCTGTTTGTGCTTTCATTTATATATGACAGCGCAGGAATTGAAGCAATGGAACATTATATATCCGAAAATCCCGCTGTTACAGAGAATGGAGAGGTTCTGAAATATCTGGCAGATTCATATTTTGAAAATGAAGACCCTCAGCAGGCTCTGGAGTATTTGCGTATGGCTATCGAGCTTGGAGCACTGCAGTATCCGGAAATGATCAATTCTCCTCAGTATTCGTATTTCGAAAGCAATCCGGAATGGAATAACCTCCTCACTCAGGCAAAGAACACTTATGATGCCGAAGCTCCCCAGCGGGAGGCTGCTTTGCTGCAAAGCAGGAGAGTAAAACCCGCAACCCAATGGGAATTGAAAGATATCAATGGCATTATTCACAAGTCCGATGATCTGCGCGGGCAGGTGATTATCCTGGATTTCTGGGCTCAGTGGTGCGGTCCCTGCAAGATGACGATGCCGGCTTTGAGCAATTGGGTGCAAACTAAAATGCCCGAAGGTGTGAAGGTTTATTCCGTAAACGTGATGGATAACGATTACGACAGAGCCATAGCGTATTTTCGCGACAATGAATTTGCCATGGAATACTTGGAGGGAACCGATTCTCTGGCCGCAGAGTATGGTGTAGAGGCAATTCCGCACATTGTGGTGATAGATAAACAAGGCAATATCGCCTGGGAGCAGGTGGGCTTTTCTTTCGATCTGGAAGAAAAACTGAGTTTCTGGGCAGACTATCTGTGCGCTGAATAA
- a CDS encoding glucose-6-phosphate isomerase, with protein MIRFDHRNLLANQFLPGAMRPSRVLDFSDKVQEAKAELNVVRKAGILGFYDLPEQDTGHIKAFVQKLDPVFDTMVVLGIGGSALGNKAIYNALKTEAGLTRKVLVYDNADPVFLHEILQQTTLDKTLFNVITKSGGTAETMSAYMILLDILKRKYPQDFRKRMIITTDKEKGFLRRIADDEGYSTFTVPGNVGGRFSVLSDVGLLSSAFAGVDIDALLAGAAQMRNICEETEIMHNPALLNGLLHFLYMREGKNISVMMPYSNSLYDFADWYRQLWAESLGKRYDRKGREIFVGQTPVKALGTTDQHSQIQLYTEGPNDKVITFLSVEHFAHDYTIPNLHPDLEDISYLGGKKLSELLNAERLATEIALCKAGRPNANLIFPKIDAENIGSAIMMYEIQTVFCGKLLNINPLDQPGVETGKIATFALMGKNGYDKEREEIAKYTRS; from the coding sequence TAGGGTCTTGGACTTCAGTGATAAAGTGCAAGAAGCAAAAGCAGAACTGAATGTAGTCCGCAAAGCCGGTATTCTGGGCTTTTACGATCTTCCGGAGCAAGACACAGGCCACATCAAAGCTTTTGTGCAAAAGCTGGATCCCGTGTTCGATACCATGGTGGTTTTGGGCATCGGGGGCAGCGCACTGGGCAATAAAGCCATCTATAACGCTTTGAAGACCGAAGCCGGATTGACGCGCAAAGTATTGGTTTACGACAATGCGGATCCGGTGTTTCTACATGAGATCCTGCAGCAGACTACTCTGGATAAGACCCTGTTCAACGTGATCACCAAAAGCGGTGGCACGGCGGAAACCATGAGCGCTTACATGATCCTGTTGGACATCCTGAAACGTAAGTATCCCCAGGACTTTCGCAAACGTATGATCATTACTACAGACAAAGAGAAAGGTTTCTTGCGCCGCATTGCTGATGATGAAGGCTACAGCACTTTCACGGTACCCGGTAATGTGGGAGGACGTTTCTCTGTGCTATCAGACGTGGGATTGCTTTCTTCTGCCTTTGCCGGAGTGGATATCGATGCCCTGCTGGCAGGAGCTGCGCAGATGAGGAACATCTGTGAAGAAACGGAGATTATGCACAATCCCGCTTTGCTAAACGGTCTCTTACATTTCCTGTATATGCGGGAAGGTAAGAACATCAGTGTGATGATGCCATACAGCAATTCACTGTACGACTTTGCCGATTGGTATCGTCAGCTCTGGGCAGAAAGTTTGGGCAAACGCTACGACCGGAAGGGGCGCGAAATATTTGTGGGACAAACTCCTGTGAAAGCATTGGGCACCACCGATCAGCATTCGCAGATCCAGCTCTATACCGAAGGACCAAACGACAAGGTGATCACATTCCTGAGTGTGGAGCACTTTGCGCACGATTACACTATCCCGAACCTTCATCCGGACTTGGAAGACATCAGTTATCTGGGTGGCAAGAAGTTGTCCGAACTGCTGAATGCCGAACGTTTGGCCACCGAAATTGCACTTTGCAAGGCCGGTAGACCAAATGCCAACCTGATCTTTCCCAAAATCGATGCAGAAAACATCGGTTCAGCCATCATGATGTACGAAATTCAAACCGTGTTTTGCGGCAAGCTCCTGAATATCAATCCATTGGATCAACCGGGAGTGGAAACCGGGAAGATTGCCACTTTTGCTTTGATGGGAAAGAACGGTTATGATAAAGAGCGAGAGGAAATCGCCAAATACACAAGATCATAA